In Maylandia zebra isolate NMK-2024a linkage group LG9, Mzebra_GT3a, whole genome shotgun sequence, the genomic stretch TTGGTGCTGCAAACAACTCTGCACTCGGCTTTCCAGGCTGTGTGTGGATTTATACTTACACATccaaattttgaccctatttttcttcctttcagctgattggtcaatTTCATGTCAATCACCAAttaaacaatccaatcagagaacatctccagaagctgattctgttcatctggacgtagcattttcagtgggagaaaatgctgcagatgaacagaatcaacttttggagatttacttacctggatgattgagcatgcatcaagacaatcAGAGATAGGTTTGGCTGTTGGAGGGCTGCATTACGGAGCTTCAGGTCCTGGAAGAATAAATTCCCTTTTATATACCAGACCAACCAGCATTTTTCTTCATTagcacgaaggaaaacagtctgtgcgTGTCAGAGTTCAGtggtttttgtgtcacaggGCTTATAATATGTGTAAAAATCTGGCCAGGGACCATCACATCACACTGCTATCATATTTTTCTGTTGCTATCATGTTTCTGTTCTGAGATGTTATTACTTTTATGACAGATGTAACGAGAAATCTTCCAGAAAGTTAAATTTTTTATTCTAATCAAATATTTGATTCTGATAAcagataaagatttttttttacttttgttctGCTATTTCATAGTTTATACAAATTTTGGCCAATTCCTatttattttaaccctttagCCCCCAAAAAGTCGCCAGCGACAGGTTTTTCCAAACCTGAGCTCTGCCAGGGGCCCAACACGCCTGGACTTTTAGAAGAAAAGAGATGTCCGAAAATAAACCACAGGGTCAAATACTtgattttgttcagtgttttagagtTATTAATTTGAATTGACtaatttaaaaattttattCATGTACATTTTGATTGCCTTTAGTAAAAATGGCAAaatttcaatttcttttttttttctgttattaatcCTTGATTACATTCATATAGTATACAGTAGAGGAAAAAACCTACCAGACCTACCAGTTATACTGGGTAAAATTATTGGGGATAAAGGGTTAAGGAACCgcaattaatttttttagttTAGCTTGTGTTTactaccatttttttttttttttatcgccACACAGTAAACATTAAGTAATATGTAAAGCGTCCATTTATCCTCCATTCCGGTCCATTATCTTaagcttaggctgctgcccctcgACCCAATCCGGTACTAAGTAGAGAGGCCCAGACTTCGCTCTTTCCAGGCACTTGGCCCAGCTCTTCCGGGGGAAtcccaaggcattcccaggccagccaaaaAACATAGTccctccagcatgtcctgggtgttCTGGGTCTCTTCCTGGTGGGACGTGCCCAAAACACCTCACCAGGGAGGCATCCTAACCAGATGCCAGTATCTAATCTGTCCTTTTTGTATGTTCCCCTCAGGTTCCCATGGTAGCAGATACAGGGGAAACAAGTGTAGACGATGCCACAAGAAGGATGATGAAATTCCTCATATCACCTGAGCTGGCTGTGGAGTACAACATGCTTGGCCgacatggggaaaaaaagttcagAGATTTGCgtctttttaatgttgtgtatGGTAAGTTAGTTTCACTTGAGACATTTGAACTTTAGAAAACTAAacttttttaataaagtgtttGAAAGTGTAACTGAGATTGGTTATCATGcaatttgtatatattttttgaggCAATAAAGTGAAATAAACATTGTTCTTTGCAAGTCATCACCAAATGAAGTAAGCTAAGATTAACTTTACTTTGGCTTgcccatttttcttcttcttcatttgcAGAGGCACTGAAGAATTATTTAACATCAAAAGTCAACTTGCAAGAAGCAGAGAAGGCTCTGTCCAAGTGGTTCACTGGAGCTAAAGACAGAGGAGGACCGGGGGCTGCAAGGGTACAAAATAGACTTACGGCTctgtaaaaaaccaaaaaaagaaaccctGCTGATTCAAGAtaagcttttgagttttccatCTGACTTTTTCCCCATGTTGCTACAGTTCCAAATATCTAAGGAATTTTTCTGTAGTTTGACATTTCTAGTTTTTAAACGTTTACGCACTTTGGAATACAGTGTTGTTGgacaaaataaatgtgaaaaatgttgttttgtgtaCCTTCGTGATTTttgaagtggttttatttacaaactagattttGTTTGCGGTCAGCTTGAATATATTTGGTGTCTTTGTGTCACAGAACCCGTATTAGCCGTCTGAAAAACTGATTTTGTGACTGTTTTACTACATGGGGCCCACTCAGTGCCAGAACTTAGTCAATTCAAACTAGAAGTAAGATGCAAATACAGAACCTCCTGCTAATGCCATTCCAACTTTTTAGCTCATGTTTTCCTCATGTTGTACCCACTAAGAACTTGAAAAATGGGGCCTAGGTGGGTTTCAATGTACTTTGCCCAGTTGGGGTCCATTTAGTTCCCAGATTTTACCAATATAACACCAAAATGGGCTTATAAAACGGGGCCATTATGGAACCCGTGGACAATCccacttaaaacccactttgtAGCCTATATGGTAACCACATGGTACCCACAAGAAACTTGAAAGATGGGGCCTAGGTTGGTTTCTGTGTACTTTGCCCAGTTGGGATCCATTTAGTTCCCAGATTTTACCAATATAACACCGAGATGGGCTTATAAAATGGGGCCATTATGGAACCCGCGGACAATCccacttaaaacccactttgtAGCCTATGTGGTACCCACATGGTACCCACAAAAACTTGAAAGATGGGGCCCGGGTGGGTTTCTCTGTACTTTTCCCAGTTGGGGCGTTTTAGTTCCCAGATTTTCCTAACATAACACCTATATGTGCATTTAATATGGGGCCATTACGGAACCCGCGGACAATCCTATATGGGGCCCATTTTTCAGCCCATTTCCAAATCATATGGGCCCCACATATAAATGTTGGCTGGGTACTGCCTTTAAAGCAGCAGCTGATGACTAAATTGTCATCAGTGGAAATATGTCTATACATAAGTCTATTTGTCTTTCTCTGCATTACGTTAAAGTGAATAGTTTTGGGATCCTCAACTTTATATTAATGTTGACAGAGCAGTTACAGTTCTTAAAGTTACAGCAAGAACACAAAGTCGCATGACTGCTATTTCTTTTCTCGTTTTCAGGCTTGTTTTCAGGCACTATCAGGCTCTGAAACACAATGGTTTGTTCTCCCACGTCGCAGTCATCTGTGTTGGAACTCTGCATGCAGCACAGAAAGGAGCAAAAAAAGTCAACCTACAAATGAGAAAAATCGACTTATGCAACATGGTGTCTTGGATAGTTTGGCTGCTTCCTCTATGAAAACTTGAGCGATCATTTGGTCTACAATTGGCTGATTTAAGTCCAAGGCTTGCAGAACTGattctgcatcttcaaactctTTGCAGAAGGCTTTGAAAATCATCTTGTGGCatttttggatgttttttaAGGGAATTTCCTCACATTTATCCTTGACTTTAGCCCAGATTCTATTGGTAAGTTTCTTGTAGATGGTTTCAATTTTTTCCCCACTGATGATTTCGCCTGATTTTCTTACCACTCACTTAACCAGTTTTTCCATACAGATTTCGAACCAAATTCTGTgtacatttctgttttcttcctcATCTATTAGGATTCCCGGATCACTCCTACCTGCTTGATTGGTCATTGTTTTTCAATATGCGTCTCTTTGCTCTGTCTTAGTTAAAGATAGCTTTGAAAATTGTTTAGTGATACAGAGAGAGGGGGTATATTTAAGAACTCTGTCCTTGTCAACGACTTAGTTTTGCTACAATTACTTTGGAAATCCGTTTTCAGAAAGGTTTCAGGGTCCCGCTGTTTCACCCTTATTTATGGACTCGAGTGGAGGTCACGTGCTGCAAGATCAAAGGCACGTACTGTGACATCAAAGCAGAAAGGAACTGAGCTGTGTGACGTCATGCCGCGAGCGTTCACCTACATGCACGTGCACACAAGTGAGCGATCACTAATAAATCACAGACGCATCAACAGTGTTTTAGCTTCAGCGCCGGCGTTGGAAGTCGGTGTTGTCAAACTTTCAATCGTACCTGCAGCCAGTTCTTTGAAGCTCTCAAATGGGTTGAATGGCGGCTGTTTTCCACCATCATCGCAGAGCATTCCTCCAGCAGGTCCAACGCCTGATTCAACAAAACCCGCGACTCCGACAGCTGTGCTCCGAAGCAGTTTGCTAATGTGATGCTAACTAGCTAATGTGATGGCTAACTAGCTAATGTGATGCTAACTAGCTAATGTGATGGCTAACTAGCTAAAGAATCCTAACAATATGAggtacttaaaaaacaaaggggACGAAGAAGGAGGAGAAGTGGAGACAGCGATCTGACTGATTGGTTCATCTGAGGCTCTCAGTGGTTCCCTGTCTCAGCGAGATTCACAACACTTCTTGCAACAAACTCCCGTAACCATGGTTACAGGAGGACGCTGTTTGTGGCAGTCATTATCATAGTATAACGTCACAAAGAGACGttaataaatattaattcatgcaatttacacacattttttattttactattgAGGTGTATAATGGTTTAATATGGCACGAcactgttgggtctgtgtttccacaaaccccgctaattctagagacttattcatcatgaagaaaacaagacagtcgatcgatccattacttgcgcaagggaggcctcgtctgtgtccagCACGACAATGACCCCGATGAtggcctcctctcgctgccttttattgacaaacttcaaacaatagtttacaaaacacctccccttgcaaccccctttggttacaaagacaaggcactgtatgtaaatgtatatgtgtgaacttctgtaagagtgtgtgtgtgtgtgtgtgtgtgtgtgtgtgtgtgtgtgtgtgtgtgtgtgtgtgagacctgctgaccaaagggtcataaacccaggaagcttacatcaaaagaaacagatctttcagataggatgtatctacaataaaacctcccccagcacagagtggctggagaggtgaTCAGGATCAAAGGGATagctttgatcctactgcttaaactaagactatacaaatttaagaaacacaatggcaacattcaacaattagacttaacagacACCCTCGCTGATGTTGATGCCTAGGAATCTGAAGCAGCTGACTCTGTCCACCTCTGCTACTGCTGCTCTCCTGTAacccacgatgagctccttggttttGCTGATGTtaagcaccaggttgttgtcaCGGCACCGTGATGTCACGCCTCTCACCTCTGTCCTGCATGACGTCTCATCTCCATCAGAAATGCAGTCAATGAGGAGATTAGACTTTACTGATCGACGGCAGGAAAATTTGTGCgttacctcagctcaggtaGAGATAGCAGAAGAAAAtccaaaaatagaaataaaatataaacaactacaaaataaataagataatacactataaACAACagtagcatacacagtatgtgacTATGGACAGAGTGTTGTGGAAATGcaagtctcagatcaacacagccctgccctccagcactatccacagcaacccctcaacagcaacattgtacccatcaggtaaaacatcGGCTGTATGTACAACAGTAGCATACACAAAATGTTGAAGAACGTTGAATTCACTGaaggttttaaaaataatgctgTAATCAGTTTAGTTACAGTTGCAGTGTTGTCTTCTGCCACAGCAGCAGACGACAACACTGGTTGAGTAAGTGGGAGTGGGTGTTTTCAGACACAGAAGAACAATTTCAGATTAATCAAATGAAAATTTATACAATCAGCTTTCCAAATGTGAATATGTTTCAGTTGTCTGTGAGTAGGAACTCAACTCTAATAAACTATAAGTTTAGTTAACTATAAAAATAGTAtgcttgtttgcaaaacttgatGTGTTTCTGCATCTTGACAGAGTTTCTCTTAGTTTGTGGTCGAGAGTCCCCCAAATGTAAGCATCAAACCAGGGGCCCATTCTTCGTATGTcacttactacatccaagatcaaatgacacatccaagaccaaaccatcgcgctaaccgtgagctcgctaatccggttccccgaacacacctgctgttgacgatcagtacagctggatgaagtaatgtgagatcactgggtgtcgtaaaaggggctatgcatcgatagtagaaacattgatcggcaaccctctgattggtcagcgaaaatgtcgaaggagcgcgctcggtatttttcggcagcagagcaagaactcttgagtgagggatttcaggagtttcagagtttaatcagaacgcaagggaacactgcaaaggctgcaaaagcaaggagagagggctggcagaaagttgctgacaaattaaactcgtaagtaatttaataataacaataataatggattggatttatatagcgcttttcaaggcacccaaagcgctttacaatgccactattcagtcactctcacattcacacactggtggaggcagctacggttgtagccacagctgccctggggcagactgacagaagccaggctgccatatcgcgccatcggcccctctggccaacaccagtaggcggtagggtaaatttattatattacactatattatccaatattatattacattatattatattatgttatattatatcccctttcacattagagccacaacaggacccactagaacatgggaacaagtaaaagtgaaatataagaatattctacagaatggtaatatttatcacgtatattgcttttcgtctcttggaaagagaccctgaaataatctgtttgtttgttcataacagcaaccaagaaaagggcagagcacaaaaagacaggtggtggtcctgcaccccctcgtcaacaagttggttaggtgaataataccctcacgggaaaatcgatatctctctatgagcacactgtcgcgctgagctaaaggatcctgtctatcccacaatatacgctggattctgaggactctccttatcaatcttgcaccttccgcaatgggctgctcgcgtaaacggacaggacatggctgcgacagacttcccaaatccaccttcgcttttatagccgtggtctcccatcttgattacacgaagtaatttacaattactactctgaaatatgaattacatctgtaataatcacatacatgtaatagaatgatTAAtggtacatttcccttttttaggaaatgacctgtatgtatctgtgtgaaatcaataaatggatcaagtgctgcattatctttagttacattggtgttatttatttatgctgaaacagtggtggaatatcgctgttgctttcgtatacatgaagcggacatacctgcgtggccgcgatctaatcctgtttacataaagtaaacctgctcccgaaatcgccaacaatctaatccagctaacgtacttagcgaggtacgaagaacaggccccagaGCTAGAATTTGGctgcttaataataataataataataatggattggatttatatagcgcttttcaaggcacccaaagcgctttacaataccactattcattcactctcacacactggtggaggcagctacagttgtagccacagctgccctggggcagactgacagaggcgaggctgccatatcgcgccatccggcccctctggccaacaccagtaggcaagtagggtaaagtgtcttgcccaaggacacaacgaccaggacagagagcccagggatcgaactggcgaccttccggttagcAGATGCGATttccaaccccctgagccacggtcgcccccaGCTTAATCTTTATTTCacttcctggatgctgtttctgtttttcatcaGGGTCGTTCTCATGCTTTCTATTCTGATGTAAAGTAACTGGAGGAAAGCAGCTCCCCAGAACAACGATTTGTCTCCAGACATTGGCCACCTCCACCATAGCAGATAACCAGGAGTGCTCCAAGGATCAGGAAACACTGGGGACTtgaaaaaaatgctaaaattatttcagagtaaagttcaTATAAAATGACAAACACTGTGTGCTTCCTAGTCAGTGAGGTTTAAATTTGATCCCTCTTTGTTTATTGTATGTTGTATGTTTATTATTAAACATACTTGACCAATGTACGGTGCAGTTAAATGACatatcagacaaaaaaacattGAATCAACACGAATCACTTATTTATATTGGTTATTATCAGTAATaatggaaaaataaaggtgTGTTTGGTGTCACAGGTGATTGGCAGTCAGAGATGAGTCTgacaaagaagcagaaaaacattTCAATGAGCCATGAATAAAATCCGTTctttaaaaaggattttaaaaaaagcatctttGAAAGTGTATTTAAACTGTTCCTTCCACTAGACGTGCATGTAACTACAGATGCATGTAACTAGAGTAACATGTAACTAGAGGTGCATGTAACTAGAGGTGCATGTAACTACAGATGCATGTATATCAAATCTTACATTGTAATGTTAAAACCAAAACCTTTTCCTAACACAGAATGTATTTTAAGTGGTAGTGCTAGTCTTTTAAGCAGAAGCATATTAAAAGCAgtcataccaaatactgactttcaagctttttaaaattgtataaGCTTGGTTTTTAGTCTTTATACTATATTGCATGCATGTTCCCATGTTATAATAAATTAATCTTAGGTTCCTCTTGTTCCGTAACTCACGGCTTTTGTCACTACAGGAGCAAAGGGGTGTAACCCAGCTGATACCTCGGTGCTCTGATGACACCAACAGAAGTCACTCAGCCCCCGTAAACAGAGAAACCACACAGTTTATCCCTGTGGAAAGAAAATTACCACCATGAAGCAGCCAAAAAGACGACAACAAAGTTACAGTGGGGACAGACCCTttagctgtgatcagtgtgggaagTCTTTTAATCAAATTAGTcacttaaaaacacatcagctcaTCCATGCTGGAGTTAGACCACTCAGCTGTGGCGAGTGTGGAAAGTCTCAGACTGTGACAAGCGAATCCCCTACACGACCACATAGTTCGCTCTTTCTAACAGTTCTTTATCCGGTTGCTCGTTCGTACAATACTCGGTTGCTTTTCAGCTGCAACCCCACACGCAACAACAACCTCAGGTCCCGACAAGTCCAAGTGCAGAATGATAAAGTTCATGAGATTAAAAAGCAAATTAATTCCACTGTCCTTCATAAACTGAAGACCTGATTGCGCTTTTCTTCCCTAGTGCTCTTTTGAAATCTCTCTGTGATGATTTGTAATTTGAGATCAGATAACTCAGGCTTTCTGCTCCCTACTCCTCAGGCTGACTCTCTTCTAGGCTCTCCTGACTGTTCCCTTTACATGCTGATGATGTGTCTTGTAAATCTGGATCCCTTTCCAGCAGGACGCTCCTCTTTTTCAGACAGTACCTCAGCTGCTCTCTCTCCTGACAGTCAGCTGTCCACCTCTGCATGGCCAGTCGAGCCAGCGCCGGCATTTGAGGCAGAGCTCGGAGCAGAGCGGGCAGCCAGGCTGAGCACGGAGCAGAGGTTGAAGGTCGCAAACTGACATCCACGTCTTCCAGAGAGCCCAGACCTCCTGCTGCAAACAGACTGCACCAACCGTTGTCTCCCACCAAGCTGTTGTAGGACAGATCCAGTGCACGGAGTGAGGAGAGACAGCCCCGTCTGCACACGGCAgctgcacagaggaagaggacccaTTGATAACTGATCACTTTATGCCTGTtcactttactgttttgttcacaatgtttctgatggagacaaaaataacaccgaatagtttcattgttttgttttatacgacagctacagatgctggcagcatgaaataaatgaaagaaatatcaaTTTCCTTCAGGCTTTACTTGTCTTAATATACATTTATGCAGCCTAATGATCCACTacagaccaaaaaagaaaaagtataatgtcATTGTGTGTTAGTTACCCAGATGTTGCATGTCATCAGTGGTGAGCTCGCAGCTGCAAAGACGGAGCTCGCTGACGACTGATGGCTGCAGAGCATCCAGCAGGAGCGCCAAGTGACCGCCAACCACTTTACACCAGGAAATATCCACCGTGCGCAGATAGGACACCGCCAGGGCTgatgcataaacacaaagttttcaCCATTTCAGGCTAGAGGGTGGAAGAGGTATTCGGGGAGAATGACTTGAAGGAAAACTTCTATAaataaacaagtgtgtgtgtgtgtgtgtgtgtgtgtgtgtgtgtgtgtgtgtgttacccagAGCAGTGAAGGACTTGTTGCTCATGTAGCAGCTGTTGAATGGCAGCCGCCTCATTTGTGTCACAGGGAGGGCGGAGACCAGCAGGTGGACCACACCTCCCACTTCCTTATTGGATGACACATCAAGCTCGGTCAGTGCAGTGAGAGAGGGCAGCACCTGGACTGAAAAACaacgagtcacatgactgctgCAGCGAGCATGCGATTAGTGTCCGGCGTGTGAGATTGGTAGCAACTGACTCAGAGCCTCTAGATCATCTCGCGTGAGGCAACACAGGTGGAGGTCGAGTCTCTCCAGGTGTGTGACGTGAGCCAGGTGAAAGGTGAGGCGGCTCAGTCCACCAGCTAGAAGTTTGTTACAGGACAGGTGCAGCTCTCCCACAGAGGGGAGGCAACGGAGTGAACCACCTGCAGGACAACCAGAGGTGTGGGTGTTTTTTAATTTACCCCTCCGAGACTCTTATAGGACATAAAACAAAAGTagcaataaaaaggaaaaatccaGAGATCTTTGTACCGAGAGCATCAAGGCTGTCAGGCGTTAGACCGCAGGCCTGCAGTCGAAGCGTGGTGAGGGAGGTggcgtgagagagagagctgacCAATTCCCTGAAGCCACCAGTGTCCACTTCCTGTGTGAGCTGAGCATTACAAGAGACGTCCAGCACACAGAGTCTGGGCAGTGTAGCCACCATTCCCCCTGAGAGATTTATGAACAGAAAAACCTCTTCCATACACATGTATCAACGAAGAGACAGCAAAAAAACAGATAAGAACATAATAAAACACCAACTGACAGCCCTGTTAAAATGGATCCAAACTGCTGCTCCTTATGTTCTCTTCTATAATATAACTATACTATACATCTAACTAATAATGAGGTCGGTGTAGGCAAACTAATCTTCAGCCCGCTTTAGACACTCAGATTCAGTCTTTTTACCCTTGAGCCTTTATCATCTCACAGAGAGAGGATATTCCTTATATGGTCATCGTTGCCTCATAAAGTAAACAGAGTTCAGATAAATTAGCTAAAGCTATCCTCTCAAGACAGAATTTTTTTCTGTGAGTTAGTTTGAAATTTCTCTGTGAGCCAGTAAATCAAAATGAATgatcaaagctgtaaaactgaGGGCTTATGCGCAGTGGATGAACCAATCCACCCATCAACTCATTCCAGGAGATTTCCATCTCTTCCACCTGGGGGAGGAACTGCAGCAACGTTGCTGAGAAGAAACGGCAAGAAAAACATCTGTCTGCCTTTCTGCCAGCTGACGTCTTACAACGAAGTCACATTACTTTATTCAGACTTAATTTTAGATGCTCCGCCTCTTGAAATGAAGCTGCATCAACTAACTGTCTGCTGGGCTCCGTTGTGTTTGTGCCTTTGGGAgtatttttaatgcagttatCTGACAGATACCATGTCTGTCTTGTGTGACAGGTATGTGCGTTTTTGTAccaagctccagcagctctgtagCCGTCAGATCACAGTGAGCCAAACTGAGGCTCTTGCTGTCGGCTTTCTTCCCGAGTCTCttcaggaaaacacacactcgACCCCAGCCGACGTCCCGCTCACTCTCTGCTGACGCTGCAAAGCCTGAAACACACGATACACACCCACAGGGCTTAGCATGTCACTGTAAACAGATTTTCCACAGTAACCTCTATTTTCTTGAGCTCTGTATTTTGTTTCTGAACCTCTGATTTTAcgcacctttttaaaaaaaaaataaaataaagcttcTAGTCCTCTCATCAGATGTTGTTACAGTCTGGCCCCAGATCTAAGAATAATGAAGTCAACACAGCAGTGTTAAAAACTGCTGGTTTggggactccagtgaaccacagtGGAAGAGTTGGAAGAGACA encodes the following:
- the LOC106676708 gene encoding leucine-rich repeat-containing protein 31 produces the protein MSHPAEAEPAWDGALPRQSSSVGYIAKADEYYTVKSRSELMFEKQSERHGFTTRVTHAALVKSQDDGGVTDQLYSEMKPAVDGANYIIKHMRNKNEYEVSANNQNVPMLCFAASAESERDVGWGRVCVFLKRLGKKADSKSLSLAHCDLTATELLELGGMVATLPRLCVLDVSCNAQLTQEVDTGGFRELVSSLSHATSLTTLRLQACGLTPDSLDALGGSLRCLPSVGELHLSCNKLLAGGLSRLTFHLAHVTHLERLDLHLCCLTRDDLEALIQVLPSLTALTELDVSSNKEVGGVVHLLVSALPVTQMRRLPFNSCYMSNKSFTALVYASALAVSYLRTVDISWCKVVGGHLALLLDALQPSVVSELRLCSCELTTDDMQHLAAVCRRGCLSSLRALDLSYNSLVGDNGWCSLFAAGGLGSLEDVDVSLRPSTSAPCSAWLPALLRALPQMPALARLAMQRWTADCQEREQLRYCLKKRSVLLERDPDLQDTSSACKGNSQESLEESQPEE